From the Diospyros lotus cultivar Yz01 chromosome 13, ASM1463336v1, whole genome shotgun sequence genome, one window contains:
- the LOC127788427 gene encoding glycosyltransferase family 92 protein RCOM_0530710, with translation MDSSISEHHHHHHRKRKRSRHLYHSSYSFFSVRSLILCFSFLLFLYLLSYRVHLAPVDFRPVLVVPGFPLFSSSSSSSSNSIQLFSGAKQPSFLVEDRVFFPDHVLLLVSRMSRRADELDCVYYPNRSGNSGSGDAFDGFTFTSVNRNALSVDEYNEFQSIVRCPLPPENYSAAAVNLKPRRRRRWIGGEKAKTEVLRGNQTLRSWEMVAYAAVLDGNTTVVFVKGLNLRADRESDPTPFTCHFGLGNWERDGRGYVLTTKAITAAQEVVRCSLPASIRMNPSKAQGIRVTIGITPQVHAKAHSRLLVPSVAKIFGTGEELRKKREMSKGKYELCVCTMVWNQASALREWVVYHAWLGIERWFIYDNNSDDGIQEVINELNRGNYNVSRQVWPWIKTQEAGFSHCALRARDECNWVGFMDVDEFFYFAFPTPRSHRFGTLGFPDQNALRNLLTNFSSSTTIAEIRTACHSFGPSGLSSPPSQGVTVGYTCRLQSPERHKSIVRPDALDTTLLNVVHHFHLKKGFTYLNLPQSTVVINHYKYQVWESFRTKFYRRVATYVADWQENQNEGSRDRAPGLGTEPIEPPNWRLQFCEVWDTGMRDFVLANLADPATGLLPWERTSL, from the coding sequence ATGGATTCTTCAATTTCTGAgcaccaccaccatcatcatcGCAAGCGAAAGCGTTCCAGGCACCTCTACCACTCTTCCTACTCTTTCTTCTCCGTAAGATCTCTCATCCTCTGCTTCTCTTTCCTCCTTTTCCTCTATCTCCTCTCCTATCGCGTCCACCTCGCTCCGGTGGATTTCCGGCCAGTTCTTGTGGTCCCGGGGTTCCCgctcttctcctcttcttcttcttcttcttccaactcGATCCAGCTTTTTTCCGGCGCCAAACAGCCTTCGTTCCTAGTAGAAGATCGAGTTTTTTTTCCCGACCATGTGTTGTTGCTAGTCTCCAGGATGTCTAGGAGGGCAGATGAATTGGACTGCGTTTACTATCCGAATCGATCGGGTAATAGTGGTAGCGGTGATGCTTTTGATGGATTTACGTTTACCAGTGTGAACAGAAATGCTTTGTCAGTGGACGAGTACAACGAGTTTCAGTCGATCGTGAGGTGTCCTCTTCCGCCGGAGAATTACTCGGCGGCCGCAGTGAATTTAAAGCCGCGAAGACGCCGGCGATGGATAGGAGGAGAAAAGGCAAAAACAGAGGTTCTGAGAGGTAACCAAACGCTGCGCTCTTGGGAGATGGTGGCGTACGCGGCGGTGCTGGATGGGAACACGACGGTGGTATTTGTGAAAGGGCTCAATCTCCGGGCGGATAGGGAATCGGATCCGACTCCATTCACCTGCCATTTCGGGTTGGGAAACTGGGAGAGAGATGGAAGAGGATATGTGCTTACTACAAAAGCAATCACGGCCGCTCAAGAAGTTGTCAGGTGTTCGCTGCCAGCGAGCATCCGGATGAACCCTAGCAAGGCTCAGGGAATTAGGGTTACCATTGGAATAACTCCTCAAGTACATGCCAAGGCTCACAGTAGACTGCTCGTGCCATCTGTGGCTAAGATTTTTGGTACGGGAGAAGAgttgaggaagaagagggagatgAGTAAGGGGAAGTATGAGCTGTGTGTTTGTACAATGGTGTGGAACCAAGCTTCAGCACTTCGCGAGTGGGTAGTTTACCATGCCTGGCTAGGGATCGAGCGGTGGTTTATCTATGACAACAATAGTGATGATGGAATTCAAGAGGTGATCAATGAGCTCAATCGCGGGAATTACAATGTCAGCCGGCAAGTCTGGCCATGGATTAAGACTCAAGAAGCAGGGTTTTCACACTGTGCTCTCAGAGCCAGGGATGAATGTAACTGGGTTGGATTCATGGATGTTGATGAGTTTTTCTACTTCGCATTCCCTACTCCTAGAAGCCACAGGTTCGGGACGTTGGGTTTCCCTGATCAGAATGCCCTCCGGAACCTGCTCACGAATTTTTCATCATCCACGACAATTGCAGAAATCCGAACAGCTTGCCACAGCTTTGGGCCATCCGGGTTGAGTTCGCCACCTTCACAGGGGGTTACAGTTGGGTACACTTGCCGGCTGCAGAGTCCTGAAAGACACAAGTCGATTGTGCGCCCTGATGCCCTCGACACTACCCTTCTCAATGTGGTGCATCATTTTCATCTAAAGAAGGGCTTTACTTACCTGAATTTGCCCCAGAGCACAGTTGTGATTAATCACTACAAATACCAGGTGTGGGAATCTTTCAGAACCAAGTTCTACAGAAGAGTTGCTACCTATGTTGCTGACTGGCAAGAAAACCAAAATGAAGGATCAAGAGATAGAGCACCTGGGCTGGGCACGGAACCCATTGAACCGCCTAATTGGCGGTTACAGTTCTGTGAGGTTTGGGACACAGGGATGCGGGACTTTGTCTTGGCCAACCTAGCTGATCCTGCTACCGGGTTGCTGCCATGGGAGAGGACTTCCCTGTAA
- the LOC127788429 gene encoding uncharacterized protein LOC127788429 — MTNVTHMRSKEYKTETCHISIRQYTLKFTDMDPNEIDNQRQRAIMGWWTAVLQGRIMHLVDALENFLDMVVLVIQQIPLGLMLLYIVDLQLGYLVSILTPKMHELAHQLLG, encoded by the exons ATGACAAATGTAACTCATATGAGATCAAAAGAGTACAAGACTGAAACCTGCCACATCTCTATTCGACAATACACGCTCAAATTCACG GATATGGATCCCAATGAGATAGATAATCAACGCCAAAGGGCCATTATGGGCTGGTGGACTGCGGTGCTTCAGGGACGCATCATGCATCTTGTAGATGCTCTGGAGAATTTTCTTGATATGGTTGTTCTCGTTATACAGCAAATTCCACTAGGCCTAATGCTCTTGTACATAGTAGATCTTCAGTTGGGCTATTTGGTATCTATACTAACCCCGAAAATGCATGAATTAGCTCATCAACTTTTGGGATAA